Genomic DNA from Chthonomonadales bacterium:
ATGCTGAGGACCTGACGCAAGACGCGTTCGTGCGCGCCTGGGAGGCGTTCGATCGGTATGACCCTCACTACTCGTTCGAGGTCTGGCTGATGCGCGTGCTCTCGAACCTGGCGATCGATCGCTGGAGGCGATCCGGCGCCAGGACCACCTCGCTCGACCAGCCCATCGGGCCGGAGGGCAGCGCGGTCTGCCTCGACGCTGTCCTGCCGAACCGCGCTCCGGGTCCGGAGCAACAGTGCATCCTTCGCGACGAGGCGCACACGATCCGCCGGGCGCTACGCCAGCTCTCTGACGACTATCGGACGGTCATCACGCTGACGGACATCGAGGGCTGGAGCTACCTGGAGGTCGCCCAGAAGATGCAGTGCCCGATCGGAACGGTGCGCTCGCGGCTTCATCGCGGGCGCCAGCTCCTGCACCAGATCCTGCGGGCGATGCAGGCGGACGGCGCGGTGGGCGCTGGCGCCGCGCCGAGAGCCGCCCGGCCTGGCGCGCGGGTCGCCGCGCGCGTGCCCATCGACGCATAGTGGCGAAGGGAGTGGCTCCGCCATGGGCGTTCATCATACCCATGAGCCCGGTGACTCGAGCTGGGTTCCGATCACCATCGTCCTGGTGATCCTGGTCGTCGCGTTGCTGGGTTACTTCGCCTGGTACGCGCCGGCACGCCAGAACACCGTGGCGCGGCCGGACATCACGGTGAACACGCCGCCGGCCAACCCGCCGGACAACAACACCATCGTCGTTCCGGCGCCGGGCGCCGCGGGTCCCGCCGGGTCGCCCGGTCCCGCCGGCCCGGCTGGTCCGGCCGGCACTCGCGCGCTCTCCGGCACCGATGGCGGCGCCGCCGGCGACGCGAGCGCTCCCGCAGGAGCGGG
This window encodes:
- a CDS encoding sigma-70 family RNA polymerase sigma factor, with the protein product MESSRHVMQKDRAEFDALLNRSYRHAYRLAYRYTGNPSDAEDLTQDAFVRAWEAFDRYDPHYSFEVWLMRVLSNLAIDRWRRSGARTTSLDQPIGPEGSAVCLDAVLPNRAPGPEQQCILRDEAHTIRRALRQLSDDYRTVITLTDIEGWSYLEVAQKMQCPIGTVRSRLHRGRQLLHQILRAMQADGAVGAGAAPRAARPGARVAARVPIDA